The following are encoded in a window of Gossypium arboreum mitochondrion, complete genome genomic DNA:
- the atp4 gene encoding ATPase subunit 4: MKLFSTARNRKILFAAILSICALSSKNILIYNEEMIVARCFIGFIIFSRKSLGKTFKVTLDGRIQAIQEESQQFPNPNEVVPPESNEQQRLLRISLRICGTVVESLPMARCAPKCEKTVQALLCRNLNVKSATLPNATSSRRIRLQDDLVTGFHFSVSERFVPGCTLKASIVELIREGLVVLRMVREGGCSKIK, from the coding sequence ATGAAATTGTTTTCCACGGCTAGAAATAGAAAGATATTATTTGCTGCTATTCTTTCCATTTGTGCATTAAGCTCGAAGAATATCTTAATCTATAATGAAGAAATGATAGTAGCTCGTTGTTTTATAGGCTTTATCATATTCAGTCGGAAGAGTTTAGGTAAGACTTTCAAAGTGACTCTCGACGGGAGAATCCAGGCTATTCAGGAAGAATCGCAGCAATTCCCCAATCCTAACGAAGTAGTTCCTCCGGAATCCAATGAACAACAACGATTACTTAGGATCAGTTTGCGAATTTGTGGAACCGTAGTAGAATCATTACCAATGGCACGCTGTGCGCCTAAGTGCGAAAAGACAGTGCAAGCTTTGTTATGCCGAAACCTAAATGTTAAGTCAGCAACACTTCCAAATGCCACTTCTTCCCGTCGCATCCGTCTTCAGGACGATCTAGTCACAGGTTTTCACTTCTCAGTGAGCGAAAGATTTGTCCCCGGGTGTACGTTGAAAGCTTCTATAGTAGAACTCATTCGAGAGGGCTTGGTGGTCTTAAGAATGGTTCGGGAAGGGGGTTGTTCTAAAATAAAGTGA